The Amblyomma americanum isolate KBUSLIRL-KWMA chromosome 5, ASM5285725v1, whole genome shotgun sequence genome window below encodes:
- the LOC144135387 gene encoding uncharacterized protein LOC144135387, with protein MRVPEHVPRNVTMILLCAIVLIGLRPAAGISLKLGCSIDVLDKCGADLVIFGTGHTVPNNTKELLKQCEVEFSAGICARQFANRCLPPLPRGMVVVILEGISQEVSSKCNVSNPLHNEFLKHAPCMNKVGDTLHKCMKKLTLSLDYSASIEPHLRVGRSCCNFAEYLMCSGDAMRKQCGAEAEDYIKKLLTRSAGDFIEIACINHRTDFESCKSSAGVVDMSTTRITSLLSPMAKLVSAEG; from the exons GTCTCCGGCCGGCTGCCGGCATCTCCCTCAAGCTAGGCTGCAGCATAGACGTGCTGGACAAGTGCGGCGCGGACCTGGTCATCTTCGGCACAGGCCACACGGTGCCCAACAACACCAAGGAACTGCTCAAGCAGTGCGA GGTAGAGTTCTCAGCAGGGATCTGTGCGCGGCAGTTCGCCAACCGGTGCCTTCCGCCTCTTCCCCGGGGCATGGTCGTGGTCATCCTGGAGGGCATCAGCCAGGAGGTCTCCTCCAAGTGCAACGTGTCCAATCCACTGCACAATG AGTTCCTGAAGCACGCGCCATGCATGAACAAGGTGGGCGACACGCTGCACAAGTGCATGAAGAAGCTCACCCTAAGCCTCGACTACAGCGCCAGCATCGAGCCGCATCTAAGGGTTGGCCGCTCCTGCTG CAACTTCGCCGAGTACCTCATGTGTTCGGGCGATGCCATGCGCAAGCAGTGCGGCGCCGAGGCGGAGGATTACATCAAGAAGCTGCTGACGCGGTCGGCTGGAGACTTCATCGAGATAGCCTGCATCAATCACCGCACCGACTTCGAGTCGTGCAAGTCTTCGGCCGGCGTCGTCGACATGTCCACGACACGAATCACCTCCCTACTGTCTCCCATGGCCAAGCTAGTCTCGGCCGAGGGTTAG